The following is a genomic window from Thunnus maccoyii chromosome 13, fThuMac1.1, whole genome shotgun sequence.
GAGGTGTGTTGGAGAAGCGTCTGACCCCGCTCCCTGCCACCCTGATTATGGGCGCGTTTGTAAATCACCGCGGTGACAAGCTGCAAGTGGGACTAGGTGTCAACGTGGGCTAATCCTCCACTAACACCAGCTGGAATTACAACTGACTGTCAGGATGTCCGTCCAGAGACCTGCTTCATAGGCATGACTTGATCTTACAAGGTTTATcagtctcactaaaaacacctcCTGTGAACCACCTTTGCATTGTTTGGGTCTGGAATCCCAAAATGTTTGCTAAAATGAATGCATCTCATCTTGCAACCTACCTCTCAAAACGGAGGTGAAGGATTAAACGGAAAGAATGGATCAACATTTTGAGGGGCTCGACAACTGTGGCTGGATATATTTTGCTGCCCCCATGATGTTGACTCTGCACATTGCCTACTAGACAATGGAAACGGAAAGAATAAGAGGCAGAAAATAATAGTTTTATACTGTAGGTATTCATATAGACACTTAATGTACATAGATTGTATTAGAAGATTatagtgtttttcatgtttttgccCATTAACTAGAATACTTCCTGCTGTTTGTAAAACTAATGAGTTTTGCTATCTTGCAAGCAGCCACTGATATACATATTTGAAAATTAACTTGTAGAAACAGGAAATTTGCTTTGGATTAGTAATACAAATTACTAAACTCATATAATTCTTTTCACATTGTCCCAATTGACTTGCTTTTTAGCATCTGTCTCctaaatttttaatttttgggcTTCCCAGTGCttgaatgcacaaacacaaatgaggTTTAACACAGCTTTGGGTTTCCAGTAACAACATGACACCAACAGAGAGTCAATGCCTAAAGGATCGATGTAAAAACAAAGCGGTCGGTAGTGCTTTGTGCAAGTTTCAGTAAATGGGTGAAATCATGCTAAAACACCAGTATGATCCttaaagttgtgtgtgtgagtaagtgaTTGTACGTTTGATTGAGTCTTTCTTCGCCAGCGTATAACAGTGTGGGAGAGCTCCACACGCTAACACATACTAACCCTATGACTCAAAAAGAAAAGGTGCTGctccatatactgtacactaACCTCCAGCTGAGGGATGCCAGGATGCCAGTATGTATATAGACAGCGGCGTGTGGAAACACTGATCTGTATGCAACCTGCACTACTCACGCTGCTTTAAGGGAATATCCAGTCCTGTTTAACATATGAAATGTTgcatatgtattatatatacattatgtaaCCTGTACGCAAGGAAAGAAGTGGAAGGGAGTGACTGTCTTTTTGGACTTAATTTATTAAAGATGTTATTTCTATCAGAGttactgtttgtttcttcatCATGTGTATGAATAGTTGTcgtaaaatgtcacatttctgtTAATATATCTGTGAattcattgtgttttaaagctccactgatcaatattttcaGTGAAAGGGTTAACATGTAACTTTGAACTTACCCTCAGCACCAAGGTgctttttagcttttttagGTCATTGTTTTAGTTGTGTCTACGTAGTTGAGCAGCAAGCTAAAGACCCAGATGTTTCTTTCAGGAATTGTTAAAAActaaaagcagagtgaatattCATCAGGTGGCTGGAAACACCAGAAACTCTTAAATTAATGCTTAtattgctccatgtctgctggatgtttaaataGCTGCTAAAAAGTTCACCATAATGATTTTATAAGGCCAAAATGTGTCAGAATTTCGgatttttcagctttttgtcCCTCTGaagggctaaaaaaaaaatcaataaatgcagctttaagacaatgtgatgaaaaacaagcaaacaattGTAAAAAACCCAAGGGAGgctaataatattttttaatataatatagaGTCTTAAAAATGGACGTTActgttatactgtacatacatatatacaaatatattcaaatttatattcaaatatgaGGTTTGTAAACATTTGGCTTTTTGATGCTGATAAGACATCACAGTGTAGCGAACAGTGCTGGCAGGCTGATACTCtgtccatttctctctctcgttATTTGTCtctgaaaaaagaagagaagaatcctttccctccttctcctttcaCTTTCAAAGACTTGCTTCTTTGGAGTCCTCCTTGACTTTGTTTCTCTCGCTGCTGttccttctgtctctcctcctccctttgcAGCACCTGTTGATTGATCACCAATCGCATGTCCTCCTGTAACAAGAGAAAAGGTTcagatggggggaaaaaaaatatgctgcTTGTGCACTGTAGCCAAAATACATAATCTATCATTTGCTAGCACTGCACACAGACTCACCTGCCAGGCATCCAACTCTTGGGACAGCGCCACCTTGTGTTTGATGGTGTTGAGAAGCTGTTGGGTCAGTGTGTCTTTCTCCTGACGCACTGTGGCCAGCTCACTCTCTAAGAAACTGGATGTTAACATGATAATTAGCCAAACATATAATGCTGCAGGTTTCAAATGATCTGAAATGATTTCAAATCTAATAGGcaaatatgttgttttacaTTACCTGTAGCTTGGCTTTTCAGGACTGCTTCTAAAGGGCTTTATTTCTTCCCTCAAAGACTCCAGCTCTCCTTGTTTAGATTGCAGCTGCAGAGTGTAAAATTGAAAGGCACATATATCATACTGataatttaataacatttattctACTTATCTAAAACTCTCACATTTTCATAGTCTCTAAAagctttaaagatcccctccagaaatgtttaaacacataaaaatactgaCATGAAACATCTTCTACTTGTCAAGtctcaagtttccacatcacacttgtgtaagttgcatactggaccacgactggcctctaaactagttgtgatgtcacaaagaTGTCTTTAACTCAGATTGAAGGTGAGCTTTTGTTCTTCAGTAgctgtgaaatgtgaaaactgcattcaagtgtcaaactctgcacgtacGTCATCCTGCACAGTGACGCTCAAAGATccaagaaaagcaacaataaacaaaacaaatttttgagTGGAGGCGGACTTTAACTGTAGCAAGATGCAAGTGATAAAACTAGAAGACTAACCCCAACCCATTTCATTAATTAAAGGATAAATACATTGATGTTAGCTGCATAGACTGCATGATATTCTTCTATTTAGCCttcatttttattgaatttcaaCAAATAAGCATAGATATGAtctacattatttattaaaagcATAAAGTCCTTAACTTACTTATACTAGTATACTAGACAAAtcagcaaatacatttatttctatTCCTAAACACAATTGCAAAGGTTTTTACCTATTTCAGGCTGTCTTAACTCACTAAAATTGGAACCAGCAACAAATTACAGCATCTCCTGTAGTTAGGTTAATCAAGTCTTTCTTTCATATTACATAAATTAAAAGTCCAACAGTGCTTGTGAAAAGGGTGTCAACAGACCTCCTCTTTGAGTGCTTGTATCTCTTCATCTCTTGCTTGGAGGACCGTGGAGTGAGCTAGAAGTGCCTCTTTAGCCTGGTTAGCAGGGGAGACATACACAACAACGTATTACACACATGGCCACCCACAAAACCACAACACTCATTATCAGCTGTTTGTGCTTTTACTGCAAATTTTACTGCAAAGAGGGGAGACAGCTTAGTATCAGATTATCGAAAGAAGGATGTCAGTACAGGGTAAGGATTAGTACACACAAGCCAAGTTAGATTATGAAGGTATTGAGTGCAGTTGCTCAGCGTgtagagagagtgtgtgtgtctctgtgtgtaccTGCGATTGCTGAATTTCACTAAGCAGAGAcagaggttgtgtgtgtgtactgtccAGGATGCTCTCTTCTCCCAGGTTCAGAGATTTTTGCTGTAGAGAGCGATTCAAGGTACGCAACTCAAACACCACTCCCTGCTCCTGCtctatctacacacacaaacacacaaacacacacacacacagaccaagAGCTGCAGTCAGAGCGCTGTAACTAGTCATGTTAGTGACTTCGGTTAGTAATGAGTTATATCTCCTGCCGTCATGTTTCTCATCCTGTTCCCTCAGGCGTCATCCCTTATTGCTACTGTTTCATCATAAATACCAGTCAGTCGTTGATCCTCACCTCTGCTTCTTTCTCTCGTAGCATCGCCTGCAGTTCTGACAGTCTGTCTCTCAGGCCATCTCTCTCCATGCGGACTCTATCACTGTCCTCTTGAGTAGCTTTTAGTTGTACCTCCATGCGCGACAGCCGCTCCAGCAAAACTCTGTTCTGTATGGGAAGgcatagacagacagacagacagaggaaggagaggtggatggacagaaaatactttataaatggTGCAATGAAACCAATAAAAGACTAATAACTGAACACACATAACTGCCACACTTAAATCATGAAATGAGTCCTCTGGCTCTTTTTtagatacatttaaattaaaagtttcACCTTTTTTCAACAGTGcctgaaaataaatgtcatgttcctgtatgaacattgaaattgttttttcttgttgtaatcactcctcctgttcatactggccgttAAAATATCCATAATGTGCGTTCAttgtaaatgatgggggacaaaatccacagtccatgttttgtgcaaaaatgtatttaaaagtttatctgatgcTTATATGAAGCCTCAGCCatctaaattagtcaaatcaagtaaatatcttccaaagttacaacCTTTGTAGTGcaaatttccctctttttgttactatcctttCATTGAcactcaacagggaaacaatgTCCTAGGAAACACTAACTTTGGAAGAAATTCACTTGACTTGACAAATTTGGATGGTGgctgaagtctcatataagcttcagatacacttttaaataactttctgcacaaaacaaggactttGGATTATGGCCCCCATCACTTGGTGGAGATCTTCtataatggtcagtatgaacaggaggaatgattacaagcaagcaaaacctcttttaatgttcatatgggcacctggctattgttttaagacagacttgaaaaattgtcaaCCTGTCCTTTAATCTTATTCATTTCAGTCATAGCATGACACATTTATAAACTACATCCGATGCTTTTAGATATGGATACTTATGGTCCAGagtcctttaaaaaaagacttgagATTTGACTTATATTTGTCTGCTGTGAGTCATGACTCTCTAAAGACTGGACTTGATGTGAGTTTCAACAAAGCAATAAAGTTTACTTAGACATCTACAGTAGCCAAACCCtttgaatgtttaattattatGAGAAATTCAATGATAAGACTAAGAGTACAATGTTCAAATGGCATGATTCATAACTTGCTAGTGAAGagtgacttgacttggacttgccCCAAAAGACTGAATGTTTATTGTGTTATCTTAAATTATCCACTATCACTCTAGGATTTCAGATGGCATAATATGTTCATGACTGTGAAACTGTGGCATTGATGGCGTTGTGCAAAACATTTGAAAGCGACTGATTTGTAGCTATACCTCTGCTTGTATGTTCTCTACTTGTGTGAAGCTGATATTTCGGCTGAAAGATGACTCTTCCATCTCTTCTCTGAGGGAACGGAGCTCAGTCCTCAAGGAGTGTTCCAGTGTTACAGCCTAGATGGGAGGGAGATGGAAAAGTTGAGAAAGGCTATTGTTAAATGAGTGACTCCCAAAACCTGCTAGTCTGCATTGTTTCTGTCTGCGTGACTGTGACTTAACACTACacacagagcgagagagacaaTTCCCACACACGTCTGCTCTTTTTTTAGCATTataacatcatcaaaacattttctttggtGAGTTAGGGGTGAAGAAACCTGCCTGTTCACTGGCTATATAAACTGACCTCGGCAAGCTGCTCCACCAAGCGCTGGTTGTGATTGGCTAACTGAGTGAGTTGTTCACTCTCGTCCCTTCGCTTGTCTCGCCCCTGGTTGTGATGTTGCTCCAGCTCAGCCTTTAAAGCGGCTAAATCTGCTGTCAGCTCTGCCTCTTTCTGCCCAGATGCCAGTTCATTCATCTCCAGCTTTCTATGAAGAACGTGTTTCTCCTGCTGTAAAGCCTGAGAcattaaacacaacattaacaaaaCTGACTTTATGGAAACATGAAATCTATAAGCTTATGCCAATAAATATCAGATCCTGGAGTAAATGGATCATTCATTTCTATGCCtatgttcttttctttgtattcttattattatttatagtttttttccTCAATGAGGGCTCTTTTGTTTGTACTGTTTCAAGAAAATCAACTTTTTCATTGCTATTATCTATGAAACAGTGTTCATGCATTGAGTGGCTACAGGTATAATGAGGGAGTCAGATGTGGCTGTGAAAATCCTCTTGTGTGCAATTAAAGCTTGTGCTTACAGTTTTCATAATAGTCATAAATATAGTAATCATATAGCCACAATAATAAAGGCTTTATAACTTCATCAACTGTTTTCCTGTTAATTTATTAGATGTATGTgacacactaaaacacaaccATGCATGGGATTAGTGTGTAAAAATTAGACATTAGTGACATCAGTAGTGATATAAACTTCTACAAGTTAGTTTATATTCATAATGTTTTGAGTTTGACTTCAGCTTAGAATGATACGTTGAGCAAATGTTTACCATGCTGAAAAAGGTTAATAGTCTTTGTGCTCTTCCCCCTTAAGCATTAACAAAGTTTGCATAGctacaaaaaaacagtttcatccttacctccacctccctctccctctgctccagAGAGGCTGCCAGCTCCTCATTCTTCTCCAGTAAAGCCTGTCCCAGCTCCGCAGCCAGTATCAGGTCTGTTTCTATCCCGCCTCCGCCATCAATGCCACCGGGAGAGGACGTAGATGAGGGCAGAGCAAAGGAGAGCGAGACggaggatgatgaggagagagggaagaaggagtcCTCCAGGCTGGGGGAGGGAAGACTGTTTTTCCTTGGGGTGAACATTGTTGACAGTCGTGGGTTTGACCCCCACGTCTTGGGCATGTAATCCAGACTCACAAAAGCAGGTGGACAGTCACAaacttataaaaaatatttttctttaaaaaacgCAGTCCTTTTTGGCTTCTTGGTGTCTGTTCTGGAGTGATTTGATCcgtttatttttcagttttgtaatCCAGAGTATGTCCCCGCCAGTCTTTTTCTTCACTGTGGTGCCAGTGGTCCAGAAGCTGGTATCATTCAAATCTTTTCATCTCTGCTTCACAGATAACCCTGAAGGTGGGAAAAGACACTCAACAATATGGAAAACCACTGTGGACAGATTTCTTAGCTGTAAGTGTGAAATTCAGGACATGTATGAGTATCAGACTTGTTGTTTTCTAGTAATACAATCTCAGATGGCCTTTAAGGAGGCTTTTTGTCTGACAGGCGCCTTTGTTACTCTGACCGAAATACCAGCTCCACtattatctttgttttgctcCCCTCCCTGAATTCCAAAGGCATTGTGCTCCACTATTtcctacaaacacaacaaagtcTTAAATGTTCATAATCCTGTCTCTAAACCGATACATTTTAACCAAATCATCAACAGTTTCTTGCCCAAAACAAGTCTTGGTGAGATGCTGCTACCACATATTATTTCCACATATTATTTCCAAACACTGTATGATCAAGTCTGTCTAAATCCCATCAttgtaaattacatttttgtcacAGTAGTTGCCCTTTAAAGCCACAGTCTCTtgtcatttctgtctttatgcCTGACGTCACTGTCTGCCATCTCACCTGTTGATACCATGAAACCATGCTGTCATcgtatttaaaataattaatacaaGTAATTAACTAATTCGTACTTTAACATGATTAGTTTCCCACTATGAGAACTGACAGAATCTGTATTAATCCATGTTCTACCTGACTTTGAACGAACAAAAATGAAGTCTGGCTTACCTGACAGTTTCCAGCCAACTCACGCCAAACAGGTATAGTCTTCCTGtttggtgagtgtgtgtatgtgtgtgtgcgtgtttgcaCAAGAGAGGCTTAGCTGGTTTCCTTGGCAgtggaaacatacagtatgtaaatacaGCCAGTGGCTCCACCTCCTGAGTTTAACAAGgtaaagagagggaggaagacaaagagaaaaagtggAGGGAAGATGGTGATAGTGATGTGTTTGCATTGAGATAGACGCTGAtctgacatctagtggctgaacAAGGTAGGGAAAACACTGATTAACTCAGAGGAATGTGTTGCTTACAAAGTGGAACACGCTCCTGTTTGAGCAGGGGGTGACACAGGgtgagagacggagagagagagagagagagtaaggtCAGGACACAAGCAGGGGTCTGTCTAATCTGGCCCTCCCCCTCCTCATCCCCCATCCTGTTTACCTGCTTGAAGGGTTTGAAAGGagctctgtgtgcgtgtgtgtgtctgtgtgtgtgcgtgtgtgtgtgtggtgtgtgtgtgtgtgtgtgtgtctgtgcgcaAGGAAGGGGGGTAGGGAGAGTAGATAAAAGGGACTGCCATCACTACACCTCCTTCTCAGAGCAGCAAAGGGGAGCAAAAAGCACACAAGACGTTCACAGGGCATTAAACAAAGCCGTTTGGATCAGTAGGTGCATTCACATACAGACATGCCTTGCAAACTCTGGCTTGCTTTTTCTGTGTGGCTTTTACTGCCAACCTCTGATGCTGGAAGACAGATGCCTAAACTCTCCGACAAGAAACTCTGCGCTGACTCTGAATGCAGCCGTAAGTAGCACACTCATCATCCTCTTTTTGCTGTTAGTGATTGCTGTGCTTTAGTAGTTAACTGTGTGGTGATCATGTTATGATATACACTGTAGGTAGAGGAGTTGAAATGATAGTACAAAGGCAGACCCTTTAAATTTGAATAAtgaaatgttgtaaaattaTGCGTCTCTTCATTCCCCAACTCTGACCGTACATGCACGTCATTCTCCCTCTTTCATTCCTGCACAGACCCTATCTTGATAGCTCGTGCGCTGCAGGATTACTACCCTGGAGACTGCAGGTTCATCCCCATCAGACAGGGGCAGCTCGTCTATGTTTATGCAATGCTGAAGGACAGAGGGAACCTCTTCTGGGCCGGCAGTGTGagtgaaaaattaaaaagtgatAATAACCCCTGGTTTGACATGCCTCTTCACCATAAAGCCTTACATAGGACTTGATGCAGCTTTGTTGCAGGTCATGAAGACGTGACATATCCATGTGCAGCACTCACATTCACCTCTGAAAAGTTATGTTGTCAAGATTTTTTGTCTATATTGTCTATTTTCAGGTACAGGACTCTTATTACGGACAACAGGAGGCTCGCGTTGGCCACTTTCCCAGCAGTGTAGTGGAGGAGACACACGCTCTCATGCCAGCCAGCACTGAAGTCAAGACGACTGTGAGTGAAGGCATACAaatattcacatacacacatgtgcataaCGCAATGCTTTCTCCTTACCATATACTTCTTATTTCCAGAAATGGGACTTCTACTGTTACTGAACTGGCCATCCCCAACGAAGAGAATGACCTTCTTGTCAACAAAATTACAAGATAATTAAAATATGTAGGCTTGCACTGCGGATTTAGGGAGATATGGGCTACAGGTCTACTAGATTGTAATCAGATTTAAACACGGGCACTTTCAGAAATTAGGATATCAAACTCCAGACCCCTATCGTCTGTTTTATTGATTGATAGAAGTCTTCTAGCCTGCACTATCTGTTCTctgttttgcagatatttcaagtattttttttgtcagtatgaaatataatgttttacgaagaaaaaaaaagtgaattgtGTCTTCTTTTGATTTTGTGTCGTGATTATGTGTCACAAAACGAATATTTGGCAACAAGCTATCAGCTACATCCAACACTAAAACAAATGGCAGTATTGAtgcagaaaattaaatgaagatACTTGCAACTTTTGTGTGACTGTTGGATGTGTCTAGACctgacaaaatacaaataaaaacctcTCTGAGCTAATTAAACAAGAAAACTGCCTGATTTATCACCTTCTTATCTCCAGATATACTGTGTGTGGTCTGAAATGAAAGCAGGAAGacactgaatataaaaaaacacacaaaacaggcctataaatgttatgtttcatcatttattctatttgttgttttctgtgttaatATGCCAGGGGGTTGTTACCAATATGAAAGAATAATAGAGCTGTAATCTTGCATCTACAAGCACATGTGTACTAATTCTCTTAtgaaactctctctctctcgctctctctcacacacacacacaaacacgcatacACACTTTCCATAGCAGCTCAGAGGCCATGCTCCCCAGTGGAAAGGAGCCCAGTGATATAAAAGCTGTCCGTCTCCAAACATGAGTTCTCTCCTTATccactcctccccctccccctgctCATTCACCCTCACACACCTGGTCCCAAGTCCTTCGGTAGCTTTTTGTGAACACACAACTAAAAATGACTGCATATGCCTCCAGAGAACTCCCTCCTCCGAATACATACAGGAACCAACACCATCCAACACGTAAACAAAGCACAGCTGTCATCTTATTCATACCCACCCAGACAGTACTGTGTACTGTAGATACAacaatgttaacatttttttgtctggtATCACCTTAGGAGGGCAATTTTGAGGATAAGTCTTTACCTCTAAAACAAATATCTGCTGCAAGCTAGTTTGTGATTAAAAGTACCCAACATGTTCAATTAACAACGGCTCACAATTTTGTCACTTACAGGGGCCAGTACAGATATTATATAACATTCAAATGACTGCTGATTGGAAAGTAAATGACTCAAATTCAAAATATGATTATACCTTAAACATGCCTTTCACATACACGGTGGTGGCAAATATCTTTGGCACAGAGGTATGGTTTTAGGAGTAGTTTTGCAGATTTGTGACTCTTAGGAGCTTATTATCCTGCACTGTTAGACATATTAGTCTGTGAATTTAAAGCACCATTGTCTTTCAGAAATATACGAGTAATAGTGAGTTAGGAGTTAGATACTGGTTTATTAGAAGGCACTTGCCCTTGTAGATGTCTAGATATTGTATGCATGCTCTTCTGAAACAGCATGTACTGAACTGTAACaggttaaatataaaaacaggcAGTAGTTTAGGTTAGTAGTGAAACAGGGTCAGCGGGATCAGATTCTGCTCTAGATTTTCTGTTTCGCTGTTCCATCTTCACTGGCTATGGGAATGCTGCGCTCTGGGCCAAGAGTTGACCGAGGTGCTGTGATTGTCAGCACACCATCCGATGACAGACTGGAGGTGACTTCAGCACACGACACGGTGGGGGGAAGCTTGTACTTCCTCAGAAACTCTCTTGACACAAAGCCATGGTCGTCCTGGAAACAGAATTAGC
Proteins encoded in this region:
- the mia gene encoding melanoma-derived growth regulatory protein isoform X1 translates to MPCKLWLAFSVWLLLPTSDAGRQMPKLSDKKLCADSECSHPILIARALQDYYPGDCRFIPIRQGQLVYVYAMLKDRGNLFWAGSVQDSYYGQQEARVGHFPSSVVEETHALMPASTEVKTTKWDFYCY
- the bicdl2 gene encoding BICD family-like cargo adapter 2 isoform X2, encoding MPKTWGSNPRLSTMFTPRKNSLPSPSLEDSFFPLSSSSSVSLSFALPSSTSSPGGIDGGGGIETDLILAAELGQALLEKNEELAASLEQREREVEALQQEKHVLHRKLEMNELASGQKEAELTADLAALKAELEQHHNQGRDKRRDESEQLTQLANHNQRLVEQLAEAVTLEHSLRTELRSLREEMEESSFSRNISFTQVENIQAENRVLLERLSRMEVQLKATQEDSDRVRMERDGLRDRLSELQAMLREKEAEAKEALLAHSTVLQARDEEIQALKEELQSKQGELESLREEIKPFRSSPEKPSYSFLESELATVRQEKDTLTQQLLNTIKHKVALSQELDAWQEDMRLVINQQVLQREEERQKEQQREKQSQGGLQRSKSLKVKGEGGKGFFSSFFRDK
- the mia gene encoding melanoma-derived growth regulatory protein isoform X2, yielding MPKLSDKKLCADSECSHPILIARALQDYYPGDCRFIPIRQGQLVYVYAMLKDRGNLFWAGSVQDSYYGQQEARVGHFPSSVVEETHALMPASTEVKTTKWDFYCY
- the LOC121909947 gene encoding alpha-crystallin B chain-like isoform X2 produces the protein MRPSFMRWFNWPDNGHSEMRMEKDRYVIYLDVKHFSPDELSVNVSDEFITIHGKHEERQDDHGFVSREFLRKYKLPPTVSCAEVTSSLSSDGVLTITAPRSTLGPERSIPIASEDGTAKQKI
- the bicdl2 gene encoding BICD family-like cargo adapter 2 isoform X1, with the translated sequence MPKTWGSNPRLSTMFTPRKNSLPSPSLEDSFFPLSSSSSVSLSFALPSSTSSPGGIDGGGGIETDLILAAELGQALLEKNEELAASLEQREREVEALQQEKHVLHRKLEMNELASGQKEAELTADLAALKAELEQHHNQGRDKRRDESEQLTQLANHNQRLVEQLAEAVTLEHSLRTELRSLREEMEESSFSRNISFTQVENIQAENRVLLERLSRMEVQLKATQEDSDRVRMERDGLRDRLSELQAMLREKEAEIEQEQGVVFELRTLNRSLQQKSLNLGEESILDSTHTQPLSLLSEIQQSQAKEALLAHSTVLQARDEEIQALKEELQSKQGELESLREEIKPFRSSPEKPSYSFLESELATVRQEKDTLTQQLLNTIKHKVALSQELDAWQEDMRLVINQQVLQREEERQKEQQREKQSQGGLQRSKSLKVKGEGGKGFFSSFFRDK